Part of the Paenibacillus guangzhouensis genome is shown below.
GACTGAGCTTGGTAACCCTTGGCGGGCCCCGCACCCAATCAGTGCTCTACCTCCACGACTCTTAACACCGAGGCTAGCCCTAAAGCTATTTCGGGGAGAACCAGCTATCTCCGAGTTCGATTGGAATTTCTCCGCTACCCCCACCTCATCCCCGCATTTTTCAACATGCGTGGGTTCGGGCCTCCAGTGCGTGTTACCGCACCTTCACCCTGGACAGGGGTAGATCACACGGTTTCGGGTCTACGTCCACGTACTAATTCGCCCTATTCAGACTCGCTTTCGCTGCGGCTACGGCTCTTCACCTTAACCTTGCACGGGAACGTAACTCGCCGGTTCATTCTACAAAAGGCACGCCATCACCCATAGATCGGGCTCTGACTTCTTGTAAGCACACGGTTTCAGGTTCTATTTCACTCCCCTTCCGGGGTGCTTTTCACCTTTCCCTCACGGTACTGCTTCACTATCGGTCGCTAGGTAGTATTTAGCCTTACCAGATGGTCCTGGCGGATTCATACGGGATTTCACGTGCCCCGCACTACTCGGGATCCGTCTCGGAGAGAACAGATTTTCAATTACAGGGCTTTTACCTTCTATGGCGGGCCTTTCCAGACCTCTTCGTTTAATCGGTTCCTTTGTAACTCCATGTGAGACGTCCCACAACCCCAAGAGGCAAGCCTCTTGGTTTAGGCTATTCCGCGTTCGCTCGCCGCTACTGACGGAATCACTATTGTTTTCTCTTCCTGAGGGTACTTAGATGTTTCAGTTCCCCTCGTCTGTCTCTTCATACCCTATGTATTCAGGTATGAGTGACTGGCTATTACACCAGCCGGGTTTCCCCATTCGGACATCCCCGGATCAAAGCTTGCTTACAGCTCCCCGAGGCAATTTCGCCGTTCGCCGCGTCCTTCGTCGACTCCTAGCGCCTAGGCATCCTCCGTGTGCTCTTAGTAGCTTAACCTAGATGATTGGTTTGCGTATCGGACCAGAGGTTCGATATGCAGCATTCATCGTTCGATTTAACTATTTAAACTTGTTTTGACACAAGTTCAGCTAAAAGGATATTTCTAAAACGCAAATTTATCTCGCTATCCAGTTTTCAAGGATCAAAAGTTAAAACAATTGAAAGAGGATTGCTCTTTCAAAACTGACAACGAACGTTGAAAGGGTTGCGGATATAATCCGCTATTTGAATGTTTCCGTTGCAGGAAACGATTCTCCATAGAAAGGAGGTGATCCAGCCGCACCTTCCGATACGGCTACCTTGTTACGACTTCACCCCAATCATCTACCCCACCTTCGACGGCTGGCTCCTTGCGGTTACCCCACCGGCTTCGGGTGTTGTAAACTCTCGTGGTGTGACGGGCGGTGTGTACAAGACCCGGGAACGTATTCACCGCGGCATGCTGATCCGCGATTACTAGCAATTCCGACTTCATGCAGGCGAGTTGCAGCCTGCAATCCGAACTGAGATCGACTTTGATAGGATTGGCTCCACCTCGCGGCTTCGCTTCCCGTTGTATCGACCATTGTAGTACGTGTGTAGCCCAGGTCATAAGGGGCATGATGATTTGACGTCATCCCCACCTTCCTCCGGTTTGTCACCGGCAGTCATCCTAGAGTGCCCACCCGAAGTGCTGGCAACTAAGATCAAGGGTTGCGCTCGTTGCGGGACTTAACCCAACATCTCACGACACGAGCTGACGACAACCATGCACCACCTGTCTTGAATGTCCCGAAGGAAAGGCACATCTCTGCACCGGTCATTCAGATGTCAAGACCTGGTAAGGTTCTTCGCGTTGCTTCGAATTAAACCACATACTCCACTGCTTGTGCGGGTCCCCGTCAATTCCTTTGAGTTTCAGTCTTGCGACCGTACTCCCCAGGCGGAATGCTTAATGTGTTAACTTCGGCACCAAGGGTATCGAAACCCCTAACACCTAGCATTCATCGTTTACGGCGTGGACTACCAGGGTATCTAATCCTGTTTGCTCCCCACGCTTTCGCGCCTCAGCGTCAGTTACAGCCCAGAGAGTCGCCTTCGCCACTGGTGTTCCTCCACATCTCTACGCATTTCACCGCTACACGTGGAATTCCACTCTCCTCTTCTGCACTCAAGCCTTGCAGTTTCCAATGCGACCCAGGGTTGAGCCCTAGGTTTAAACACCAGACTTACAAAGCCGCCTGCGCGCGCTTTACGCCCAATAATTCCGGACAACGCTTGCCCCCTACGTATTACCGCGGCTGCTGGCACGTAGTTAGCCGGGGCTTTCTTCTCAGGTACCGTCACCTTGAGAGCAGTTACTCTCCCAAGCGTTCTTCCCTGGCAACAGAGCTTTACGATCCGAAAACCTTCATCACTCACGCGGCGTTGCTCCGTCAGACTTGCGTCCATTGCGGAAGATTCCCTACTGCTGCCTCCCGTAGGAGTCTGGGCCGTGTCTCAGTCCCAGTGTGGCCGTTCACCCTCTCAGGTCGGCTACGCATCGTCGCCTTGGTGAGCCGTTACCCCACCAACTAGCTAATGCGCCGCAGGCCCATCTGTAAGCAGCAGATTGCTCCGCTTTTCCCAACAAAGTCATGCGACCTCGTTGATTATCCGGTCTTAGCTACCGTTTCCGGTAGTTATCCCGATCTTACAGGCAGGTTGCCTACGTGTTACTCACCCGTCCGCCGCTAAGTTATCCCCGAAGGAATAACTCCGCTCGACTTGCATGTATTAGGCACGCCGCCAGCGTTCGTCCTGAGCCAGGATCAAACTCTCCAATAAAGTGTTTGACTTGCTCATTTCAAAAAACTGACGAGAACTTAATGTTCTCTTTATTCTTTCAACGTTCGTTGTTCAGTTTTCAAAGATCAATGTCTTCCTCGTTGTCGCCGTTGTTCTCAGCAGCAACTTTTATAATATATCATGTTTTGTTTCATCATGCAAGCTTTTTTTTAATTCTTTTTTAAAATCTCTTTTAAAAAATGAAAGCTGCGATATATTATTTGTCCACCCTCTCTCGGGCGGAATATAAATATATCACGGACAACACGTATGATGCAACAGGTATTATTTTACAAACATTTTATAAAAGAAAAGCAATCTCAGCGCATCCTATAGGCCAAGATTGCTTCTTATGAGAATTCGATTATTCAGCCGAATGACGCATCGTTGGGAATAACAAGACGTCACGGATGGACGGTGCATTCGTCAGCAACATCACGAGACGGTCAACCCCAATCCCGAGACCTCCTGTTGGCGGCATACCATATTCCAGAGCACGGATGAAGTCATGATCCATCTCATGCGCTTCGTCATTGCCTTGCTCTTTCTCACGCAATTGTGCTTCGAAACGCTCGCGTTGGTCGATCGGATCATTCAACTCCGTAAATGCATTCGCATGCTCACGCGCCACGATGAATAGCTCGAACCGATCCGTAAAGCGCGGATCTTGATCGTTCTTCTTCGCAAGCGGTGAAATTTCGACCGGATGACCTGTAATGAACGTTGGCTGAATCAACGTCTCCTCGACGAAATGCTCGAAGAACGCATTTAAGATATGGCCTACCGACATATGCGGCTCTACAGGAACTTTATGTTCTTTGGCAAGACGATGTGCCTCTTCGTTACTCATCTCTTGCTTGAAGTCTACACCCACAGCTTCCTTCACGGCATCCACCATGGTTACTCGGCGCCAGCCTGGAGCCAGGTTCACTTCTTGTCCTTGATAGTTAATCGTTGTCGTGCCAAGCACATCTTGCGCAATATGCGCAATCGTCTGCTCTGTCAAGCTCATGATGTCCTCGTAGTCCGCATACGCTTCATACAATTCGATCATTGTGAATTCTGGATTGTGGCGCGTCGAAATACCTTCGTTCCGATACACACGGCCAATCTCATAAACTTTCTCCATTCCGCCGACAATCAGACGCTTCAAGTGAAGCTCAATCGCGATCCGCATGTACAATTCCATATCAAGCGCATTATGATGCGTAATAAACGGACGTGCTGCAGCACCCCCTGCGATCGTGTGCAATGTCGGTGTCTCAACTTCCAAGAAGCCTTTGCTATCGAGGTAACGACGCATCGATTGGATGATACGGGAACGCAGGATGAATGTCTGCTGAACATCTGGACTCATGATTAGATCCACATAACGCTGACGATAGCGAAGATCGACGTCCTTAAGTCCTGCAAATTTATCTGGCAATGGATATAGAGATTTCGATAGAACCTCAAGATCCTTCACTTTAACCGAAGTCTCACCTGTCTTCGTCTTGAACACAGTGCCTGTTACACCGACAATATCGCCTAGGTCAAGAATATCGAACGCTTGGTATTTCTCCGTTGGTACCGAATCTTGACGCACGTAGATTTGGATTTTACCGCTCAAGTCCTGAATGTGGGCGAAGCTTGCTTTACCCATGCCGCGCTTAGCCATAATACGGCCTGCAAGCGTTACTTCAACTGTCTGTGCTTCAAGGTCTTCCTTGCTTACTTCTTGATACGCATCTAAGATTTCCTTTGCTGTATGTGTTCTTACGTATTTCTTACCGAATGGATCGATCCCTAGCTTGCGCAGCTCGTCCAACTTGTTGTGACGAATTTGAAGCAATTCGCTAAGTTCGGTTTCCTGGCTTACGATTTCTTCCGACATTCCTGTGTCATCTCCTTCATTAACTCAAACGTTATACCCCTATTATAGCAAGTAGAAACGCCCTCTGCGCCCTTTTTTGTGGACAGAAAGCGTTTCTACACGAATTTCGAGTTTATCTTTTGATATCTACGATTTTATATTGAATAATGCCCGCTGGAACGTTGACATCAACAACGGTCCCTTTTTTCTTGCCAAGGATCGCTCTGCCCACTGGGCTCTCATTCGAAATCTTGTTCTGAAGCGGATCAGATTCTGCTGTACCGACAATGGAATATTCCATCGTATCGCCGAATTCCAAATCTTCAACAACGACTTTGGAACCGATGCTTACTGTATCGACATCAATCTCGTCGTTGTTAATGATGCGTGCGTTGCGAAGCATTTTCTCAAGCGTAATAATACGTCCTTCAATAAATGCTTGTTCGTTCTTCGCATCTTCATATTCGGAGTTCTCACTGATATCGCCGTACCCAATTGCGATCTTGATCCGTTCTGCGACTTCACGGCGCTTCACGGATTTTAGGTTCTCTAATTCTTCCTCCAACCGTTTCAGACCATCCTGGGTCAGAATTACTTCTTTATCGCTCATTTTCACCGATTCTCCTGTCATGTGAGAGATTTTCGCACCCGATACGATTGCAGATACGAATTCACTTTCTTATTTTAAAAATATATTTCGCTCGGAAATCATGATGACTTGAATCATACAGACCGGACTTCTAAAACCGAGTCAAATTTACTAATGCAGAATTATAGGGGAAGCCAATCGAAATGTCAATGACACTTGCCCCTCCCCATGAAACCGCTTTATTCGTGGACATGCTCACAATTTGTCTAGTGGACGACTGTTTCGCCCGAATCTGAGACAGATTGTTCGGCTTTATCTAATGATTCGACAAAATGTTCTAAAATTCGCACCATTTCATCCCGGCGCGTTTCTTCCATAATAACGTCTTTAATGCGCGCAGCTCCGGATAATCCTTTGAGGTACCACGCCAAATGCTTGCGCATTTCTTTGACCGCAACCGATTCGCCCTTCAAGGCAACAAGACGATCCATATGAAGAATCGCAATCCGGATCTTCTCCTGAGCAGAAGGGTCAGGCAGTAGAATTCCTGTCGACAAATACTCGACCGTACGATACAGCATCCACGGGTTGCCAAGAGCTCCGCGTCCAATCATAACTCCATCGCAGCCCGTCTCTTCAAGCATCCGCTTGGCATCTTCTGGCGTAACGACGTCCCCATTTCCAATCACGGGAATCGATACCGCTTGCTTAGCATCTTTAATATATGCCCAGTCTGCCTTGCCCGTATACAATTGCTCACGCGTACGACCATGAACACTAATCGCTTGACCGCCTGCGCGTTCCACTGCTTTCGCATTCTCAACGACATAAATATGAT
Proteins encoded:
- the lysS gene encoding lysine--tRNA ligase, yielding MSEEIVSQETELSELLQIRHNKLDELRKLGIDPFGKKYVRTHTAKEILDAYQEVSKEDLEAQTVEVTLAGRIMAKRGMGKASFAHIQDLSGKIQIYVRQDSVPTEKYQAFDILDLGDIVGVTGTVFKTKTGETSVKVKDLEVLSKSLYPLPDKFAGLKDVDLRYRQRYVDLIMSPDVQQTFILRSRIIQSMRRYLDSKGFLEVETPTLHTIAGGAAARPFITHHNALDMELYMRIAIELHLKRLIVGGMEKVYEIGRVYRNEGISTRHNPEFTMIELYEAYADYEDIMSLTEQTIAHIAQDVLGTTTINYQGQEVNLAPGWRRVTMVDAVKEAVGVDFKQEMSNEEAHRLAKEHKVPVEPHMSVGHILNAFFEHFVEETLIQPTFITGHPVEISPLAKKNDQDPRFTDRFELFIVAREHANAFTELNDPIDQRERFEAQLREKEQGNDEAHEMDHDFIRALEYGMPPTGGLGIGVDRLVMLLTNAPSIRDVLLFPTMRHSAE
- the greA gene encoding transcription elongation factor GreA, which encodes MSDKEVILTQDGLKRLEEELENLKSVKRREVAERIKIAIGYGDISENSEYEDAKNEQAFIEGRIITLEKMLRNARIINNDEIDVDTVSIGSKVVVEDLEFGDTMEYSIVGTAESDPLQNKISNESPVGRAILGKKKGTVVDVNVPAGIIQYKIVDIKR
- the dusB gene encoding tRNA dihydrouridine synthase DusB, with the translated sequence MLKIGNIEMKNQVVLAPMAGVCNPAFRLIAKEFGTGLVCAEMVSDKAILHGNKRTIEMLYVDDREKPLSLQIFGGDRESLVEAAKVVDTQTNADIIDINMGCPVPKITKCDAGARWLLDPNKIYEMVSAVVDAVKKPVTVKMRIGWDSDHIYVVENAKAVERAGGQAISVHGRTREQLYTGKADWAYIKDAKQAVSIPVIGNGDVVTPEDAKRMLEETGCDGVMIGRGALGNPWMLYRTVEYLSTGILLPDPSAQEKIRIAILHMDRLVALKGESVAVKEMRKHLAWYLKGLSGAARIKDVIMEETRRDEMVRILEHFVESLDKAEQSVSDSGETVVH